A window of Parasynechococcus marenigrum WH 8102 contains these coding sequences:
- the purD gene encoding phosphoribosylamine--glycine ligase, with product MAISSTRPHALPDLRRVLVVGGGGREHALSWALQRHDAIETVWITPGNAGSDQQALAIAETDSTALIAHCQTHSVDLVVVGPEAPLAAGVADALRQAGIAVFGPGAEGAQLEASKAWAKQLMREAGVPTAGHWAVTSEADALAVLAEVGRPLVVKADGLAAGKGVTVADTIEQAEAAIRDAFAGRFGSAGSHLVLEEQLQGPEVSVFALCDGERMVLLPPAQDHKRLLEGDRGPNTGGMGAYAPAPLLDAEGLEQVRRLVLEPTLQALKARGIDYRGVIYAGLMLTDAGPQVIEFNCRFGDPECQTLMPLLGPELAQVLQACALGRLDLAPALSIDSRCSACVVAAASGYPDAPRKGDAIQLSFSSKTNRQLFHAGTRRDANGELITAGGRVLAVVAQGDDFDQAFAAAYSGLNQVQFDGITYRRDIGHQVRSSG from the coding sequence ATGGCCATCTCGTCCACCCGTCCCCACGCCCTGCCCGATCTGCGGCGGGTGCTCGTTGTTGGTGGTGGCGGCCGCGAACACGCCCTGAGCTGGGCCCTGCAGCGCCATGACGCCATTGAGACGGTCTGGATCACCCCGGGCAACGCCGGGAGTGACCAGCAGGCCCTCGCCATCGCGGAGACCGACAGCACCGCACTGATCGCCCACTGCCAGACGCATTCTGTTGATTTGGTCGTGGTGGGTCCGGAAGCCCCTCTGGCTGCTGGGGTGGCCGATGCCCTGCGGCAGGCCGGCATCGCCGTGTTCGGTCCAGGGGCAGAGGGAGCGCAACTGGAGGCCAGCAAGGCCTGGGCTAAGCAACTGATGAGGGAGGCCGGGGTGCCCACCGCCGGCCACTGGGCGGTGACCAGCGAAGCGGATGCCCTGGCGGTGTTGGCCGAGGTGGGCCGGCCGCTGGTGGTGAAGGCCGATGGCCTGGCGGCAGGCAAGGGGGTCACCGTCGCCGACACGATCGAGCAGGCGGAGGCGGCGATCCGGGACGCCTTCGCCGGCCGCTTCGGCAGCGCCGGCTCCCATCTGGTGCTGGAGGAGCAGCTGCAGGGCCCCGAGGTGTCGGTGTTCGCCCTTTGCGATGGGGAGCGGATGGTGCTGTTGCCACCGGCCCAGGACCACAAGCGATTGCTGGAGGGTGACCGGGGCCCCAACACCGGAGGCATGGGGGCCTACGCCCCCGCACCACTGCTGGATGCCGAAGGCCTGGAGCAGGTTCGCCGTCTGGTGCTGGAGCCAACGCTGCAGGCGCTCAAGGCCCGTGGCATCGACTACCGCGGCGTCATCTACGCCGGCCTGATGCTCACCGACGCCGGACCTCAGGTGATCGAATTCAATTGCCGCTTCGGGGATCCGGAATGCCAGACCCTGATGCCCCTGCTAGGACCGGAGCTGGCGCAGGTGCTGCAGGCCTGTGCCCTGGGACGGCTCGACCTGGCCCCAGCGCTCTCGATCGATTCACGCTGCAGCGCCTGTGTGGTGGCGGCAGCCTCCGGCTACCCCGACGCTCCCCGCAAGGGCGATGCCATCCAGCTGAGCTTCAGCAGCAAGACCAACCGCCAGCTGTTCCACGCCGGCACCCGGCGCGATGCCAACGGTGAGCTGATCACCGCCGGGGGGCGTGTGCTGGCAGTCGTCGCCCAGGGCGATGATTTTGACCAGGCCTTCGCTGCTGCCTACAGCGGGCTCAATCAGGTGCAATTTGATGGAATCACGTACCGTCGCGACATCGGCCATCAGGTGCGCTCCAGCGGATGA
- the purC gene encoding phosphoribosylaminoimidazolesuccinocarboxamide synthase, translating into MSPDHGELLYEGKAKRIYATDHPDQVLVEYKNDATAFNAQKKAQLADKGRLNCQISARLFELLEGQGVPSHYLGLAGDTWMLVQRVEVIPLEVVLRNIATGSLCRQTPIAEGTPINPALLDLYYKDDDLGDPLLTEARVRLLGLVDDARQSAIEQLARRINGVLQPFFDGLELQLVDFKLELGLNKAGELLLADEISPDTCRFWDQRSSDTNDRILDKDRFRKDLGGVMEAYGEVLKRVHTACPNPRNCL; encoded by the coding sequence ATGAGTCCCGACCACGGCGAGTTGCTGTACGAAGGCAAGGCGAAGCGCATCTACGCCACCGACCACCCGGATCAGGTGCTGGTGGAGTACAAAAACGACGCGACTGCATTCAATGCCCAGAAGAAGGCACAACTGGCGGATAAAGGACGGTTGAACTGCCAGATCTCGGCTCGGTTATTTGAGCTGCTGGAGGGGCAGGGTGTCCCAAGCCACTATTTGGGGTTGGCGGGCGACACCTGGATGCTGGTGCAGCGGGTGGAGGTGATTCCGCTGGAGGTGGTGCTGCGCAACATCGCGACCGGATCGCTGTGTCGTCAGACGCCGATTGCCGAGGGAACTCCGATCAATCCAGCCCTGCTGGATCTTTATTACAAAGACGATGACCTCGGTGATCCGTTGCTGACGGAAGCCCGGGTGCGGTTGCTGGGGCTGGTGGATGACGCCCGACAGTCAGCGATTGAACAATTGGCGCGGCGAATCAATGGCGTGCTGCAGCCATTTTTCGACGGCCTCGAGCTGCAGTTGGTGGATTTCAAGCTTGAACTCGGGCTCAACAAGGCGGGCGAGTTGCTGCTGGCTGATGAGATCAGCCCTGACACCTGCCGCTTCTGGGATCAACGCAGCAGCGACACTAATGATCGGATTCTGGATAAGGACCGCTTCCGCAAGGATCTCGGTGGTGTGATGGAGGCCTACGGGGAGGTCCTCAAACGGGTCCACACCGCCTGCCCGAACCCCCGCAACTGCCTGTAA